In Meleagris gallopavo isolate NT-WF06-2002-E0010 breed Aviagen turkey brand Nicholas breeding stock chromosome 5, Turkey_5.1, whole genome shotgun sequence, a single window of DNA contains:
- the CHAC1 gene encoding glutathione-specific gamma-glutamylcyclotransferase 1: protein RRFWQGDTFHRGSERAPGRVVTLLEDRGACTWGVAYEVCGEQQVAASLQYLNVREAVLGGYDTKLVSFHPQDKEAGEPIQALVYIATPQNPSYLGPASEEDIAAQIIVSSGCAGHNVEYLLRLADFMRYFCPQVEDKHLFSIEEALIALLPCLCHSEKALEEAPGIPQKVERENFLQGSSRKDETIGTA, encoded by the exons CGGCGCTTCTGGCAGGGGGACACCTTCCATCGCGGCAGCGAGCGAGCG CCCGGCCGGGTGGTGACGCTGCTGGAGGATCGCGGG GCGTGCACGTGGGGCGTCGCCTACGAGGTGTGCGGGGAGCAGCAGGTCGCCGCCTCGCTGCAGTACCTGAACGTACGTGAAGCCGTGCTGGGAGGCTACGACACCAAGCTGGTCAGCTTCCACCCGCAGGACAAGGAGGCGGGGGAACCCATCCAGGCCCTCGTCTACATCGCCACGCCACAGAATCCCTCCTACCTCGGCCCGGCGTCCGAAGAAGACATCGCGGCGCAGATCATCGTCTCGAGCGGCTGTGCGGGCCACAACGTGGAGTATCTCCTGCGGCTGGCGGACTTCATGCGCTACTTCTGCCCGCAGGTGGAGGACAAGCACCTGTTCTCCATCGAAGAGGCCCTCATTgccctcctgccctgcctgtGCCACTCGGAGAAAGCCCTGGAGGAAGCGCCCGGCATCCCGCAGAAGGTCGAAAGGGAGAACTTCTTGCAGGGCTCCAGTAGGAAGGACGAAACAATCGGGACGGCCTGA